The following is a genomic window from bacterium.
AACTGAATCTGGCTGAGCAGCGATTGACTTGGATAGGCCTGAGATAAGCTGATACACGATGTAGAGGAATGGGAGCATTGATAGAGCCCACCACTTCCAACGAACGGCATGGTCCGCTGAGATTTCTCCAGGATATCCAAGAATAATCATCAGAGCTGCAGCCATTGCAAGCGACTTCCCTTTGTTGAACGTCTCTTCACGTGAAAGACGCATTACAAGGATAAGCTCTAAGAGCAGTAGCGGAACGGTGAGTAGCCAGTCAACATAGCGGTAGGCATCGTTGAATGCCACACCAGTTGCTGTTACCACTCCATTCTTCACCGCGTAGGCAGCATCCCAACTCTCCAGAATTCTCCAGTAGTGGTAGAATGCGATTAGGGTCACAATTCCACTAAGAGTAACCGCAGTTTTATACTGAGGTGCCACTTGTGAGCGACCGAGAAAAAGAAAGACCGTAGCTGCTCCCATAACCGCGATACAAAATGAGAACGCGTTATAGATAAGATCATAATCCTGTAGTTCCATAGAACTCCCTCTTAATTTGTTAACTCATTAGTTTACTGGCTACACCTCCGATGTTTCCATCAAAATTGTGTAAGCCTGACCGGGATATCAACAATAGAGGCTGAACTTTCTTCAAACTCTTGTCCATAACTTCCCGACGATGATGGTGGCAACGGATGCTTGGTGTTGCAAGTACCCATTTGCAACAATCGGTCTGCTTGGGTTGGCAGTGGGATAGTATGAAGACTTGCTGCCCCACGTGATGTTATTCTTGGTGCTGTGTGTTGGTCCTCTCGCAGTGGTGGGAAGATGAGAAGAAGCTGCAAGATTAAGCCAATAAATCCAAGTTGTTACACGCAGCATACTGGATTTTTCAATCTCGTAACCAGGACAAGAGCTAGCTTTTAAGATGGCATCTTGATAGAGGTAGTGCAGGTTCTGAAGAGTGATAGAAAATAGTAAAACGCCGTCTTTAAAGACGGTGGAAATAGAGCTTCACAATACTTCAATATGGGAACAGGAGGCGGAGTTCTTTCGGGTATAGAGCCAGTCCCGCTACTGTCGCATCTCGTTAAGGATCTGAAATCTTTCAACGAAACAGTGGAAAAAGGTGATGTTAAACAGCGAAAAGAGATTACGGAATTTGGGCAGCAAGCAGGGTTGCTCATTGTATGAAATTGAAGGGGATTCAGGTTCAGTACGGTGCTTTCTTGCCTCTACGGCAGAGAGTCGACTTGTTTGTAATGATCCTTCGGTATTTGGTCTCAACTATACGTCCGCTTTGCAAAAAGCCTCTTCTTCAATCTTGACCATTTTAAGAGAGAACTCAGCCTGTGATGTAACAGAGCACGAGAGTCTCGTGCTTCACCTGTTACGTGGCGGCTTGAATTTTGGTCTTCGGGAAGCTCTCGGTGAAAGCTTCGGCTGGAATTCGCATGCTTCGGCATTCATGAGCGCACAAAGATCTCGCGACGAGAAGAATGAGGAAGAATGGCGCATTACGGAGTCTAATTACAAGAAAGTTCAAGTCCCGCCTGTGTGTTCAATTTTCTTCGGCGATGTGGTTGCAACAGGCACCAGCTGTGATTATGCGCTGAGAAGCATTTGTGATTCAGTCGAATCTCAGAACAGTCAGATTCGCCACATTTTCTTCGTTACCATTGGAGGACCTCGTGCTCTCGAAAGCATGAAGAAAGTTGATGAAAAATGTAAAGCAAGATTTTCACAATACGAAGGCTCGACAGTAATCTATCTTGAGGGCATTTTTTCTGTAGCGAGCGCTGTTAGTGATTTGAGTATTAAGATTACTGGCACTGATCTTCTAAGGCGGGATAGCCTGCTTGCACCAGAGTTTTTAGAGTCACAGTACGAAGCCCCATCCTATCCGCTTGAACGTTGCACCATTTACGACGCGGGTTCTAGAGCTTTCTGGCTGCCTGAATATCTGCAGGATGTCCGTGAATATTGGGAGCATACGCTTCTTTTGGCCGAGAAGGGAGCGACCTTTTCTGAGCTTCTGGCAGAGCGTTGTCCTCAGTTAAGTCTTGAACGATTTCCCCAAGTCGATCTCGTAGCTTTATGTAAAGAACAAGTGAAGAAATTTTACAGCGCAGTAGAATGAAAAACCTTACCGTTTAAGATTCCTCAATGGGTGAGAATGTCTTTGGATGAAACTGTTCTGGTAGTAAGTCGCTCCAAGTCGCGTTGTATGGATGAACTTGATTCGTCTCCTTTCCTTCGCGATATATCGGGTATCCAAGTTGTGTCCAGTAAAAGATTCCTCCTGCGAGATTAAATACATTATGAACACCCGATTCAATCATTGAAT
Proteins encoded in this region:
- a CDS encoding xanthorhodopsin, whose amino-acid sequence is MELQDYDLIYNAFSFCIAVMGAATVFLFLGRSQVAPQYKTAVTLSGIVTLIAFYHYWRILESWDAAYAVKNGVVTATGVAFNDAYRYVDWLLTVPLLLLELILVMRLSREETFNKGKSLAMAAALMIILGYPGEISADHAVRWKWWALSMLPFLYIVYQLISGLSKSIAAQPDSVRELVGHARAITLITWCFYPIVFILPMLNITGADTFVQVGYTIADILAKAGFGVFIWVIAMRKSEANA